The DNA sequence ACCCGGATATTCAGCGTACGTTTGCCAATGCTTTGCCCGTTAAAGAAAACCTCGCAGACAAGATGATAAAAAACCACCGGCAGCGCCAGGATAACGCCGGTAAGCAGGCTGAGGTTAAGGCCAAGTATACTAATTACAATAGAGAACAATGTAAACCACCCGATGAATATAAAATAATCCAGCAGGGCGGCCAGAATACGTTCTCCCACACTTGCAATTTCATATTCCAGCCTTACATTTTGCGCAGTATCAATAGCTATCGCCCTCATGCAGCATTCTTTTAATATTCAAACATACGATTATCTTTGTTTATGCGGGAAGCAGTTTTTGTGAAGCATAATGCCGGTAAATGGAAAGCCTTTGAAGATATTCAGGGAACCGCTGCGGATGAGCTGGCCCGGAATTTTATTGAACTTACTGATGATCTTTCCTACGCAAGGACCTTTTACCCCGGATCCGAAACTGTCCGGTACCTGAACGGGATCGCATCCAGGTATCACCTGCTTATTTACCGAAATAAACGGGAAAACCGCAACCGTTTCCTGAAGTTCTGGACAAGGGAGCTGCCGATTGAACTGGCTGCTTCCCGGAGGTACCTGCTCTATTCTTTCCTGATATTCCTCCTGGCTTCTTGCTTCGGGGTGTTTTCCACGGCGCAGGATGAATCCTTCGTGCGCCTGATCCTGGGTGACCGGTATGTGAATATGACTCTGGAAAATATTGAAAAGGGAGACCCTATGGCCGTCTACAAGAGTATGGACCAGGCGGAAATGTTCCTTTTCATAACGTTCAATAATATAAAAGTATCTTTCCTTGCATTTGTCGCCGGCGCCCTGTTTTCATTCGGCACGGTTTGGATACTGTTCAGGAACGGGATCATGCTGGGGGCTTTTCAGTACTTCTTTTACCAAAAGGGGCTGCTTACAAGTTCTGTACTGACTATCTGGATCCACGGAACACTGGAAATTTCAGCGATTATCATCGCAGGGGCGGCCGGTATGGTAATGGGCAACAGCCTGCTGTTCCCTGGCACCTGGTCGCGGCTTGAGTCATTCAAGCGGGGTGCCCGGAGAGGATTAAAGATCGTGATCGGCCTTGTTCCGGTATTTATTGTCGCCGGTTTCCTCGAAGGATTCGTGACGCGCCATACCGGCATGCCCATGTGGTTAAGTATCGGGATCATTACCTGCTCGGCGGCCTTTATTTTATATTATTTTGTAATTTACCCCATTAAATTAAGAACCTCCTTTGCGAATGGAAAAGATCAACCTGAGGGAAGAACGGGATTTCGGCCAGAAGATTAGCGATACATTTCTCTTTCTGCAGCAGAATTTCGGACCCCTCTTTAAGAGCCTCCTGTATTACGCGGGGCCTGTAAGTCTTGTGGCCGGTGTTTTCATGGGATTATACCAGTCAAACTTACTGACCCTTAACGTGGAAAGTATGGGAGAAAGCAGTGATCCTTTTCAGTTCATGTCCCGGAATATATTCAACGTCAACTATATTGTAACATTGATCGTTACGGGTATCGGAAGAATTGTTGTTATTGGCGTCACTTTCGCCTATATGTGCGCTTATCTTGAGCGTCCGGGCGAAATGATCAGCACCGGCGAAGTATGGGAACGTTTCAAGCAACGCTTTGTGAGTCTGTTCCTTGCTACCTGGGTTTACCTGTTCGGCCTTTTTTTTATGACGCTGGCGATCTCGCTGATTTTGATGCTTGTGTTTTTCGGAACCCTCACGGACTTTGCCGCCATCGGGGAGCGGGCCTTCCTGGTACCTGTTGCAGCTATTTTTATTCTTTGCCCCCTGCTATTCGTCGCTGTCAGGACCGGGCTTTTTGCTCCCGTTATCTTTGCCGAGGGAAAAAGCTGGCCGGCCTCCTATAGCCGGAGCTGGAAGCTGGTAAGCGGCAAATGGTGGTCCACGTTCGGACTCATAGTCGTGGTGAGCATTATCGTTACCATCATAGGGATCGCTTTCCAGATCCCTATCCTGCTGATCTCTTTTTTCAAGGAGATCCTGCAATGGGAAAACGGAAGTTCTGTCCAGATGATCATTATCCTGGCGTCTATTATAGGTATGCTTGGCGAAACGCTTTTGTACAGCATCCTGCATATCGCCATAGGCTTCCAGTACTTTAACCTCGTAGAAAGGCAGGAAAGCATTGGCCTGATGCGCGAGATTGATTCCCTGGGCCGGGAAAAGGATTTTAACCCAAATGAAGGTGAGTATTAGGGTACTGCTTTTTTGCATTTGCCTCGTCATTCCCGCGGCGGCGGCGGAGCTGCCTTCCGACAGTTCAAGGGTGCCTCTCAGGATCCCTTCGCGGGAAGCGTTGGAATCCCTGAAGACGGATAAAGATTTTTCCTACTTGTATGCTGTTCCCGATAATGATTCCTGGTGGGCGAATTTCTGGATATGGCTGGGGCAGCAATTGACCCAGGTATTTCAAAATGGCGAAGGCCTTGGCTTCTGGAGCTTTTTTCTGACCAGGGTTATCCCATGGACAATTGTCTTGCTGGCGATTGCATTGGTTACCATGAAGTTGCTTGGAATAGACCCGGATTCATTTCTGCGGAAAAAAACTGTTTCAAGTAATATTCCTTTTCGGGAAGCAACAGCAGGCCTGGCGCACGACGATTTTAAAGAACGCATGGAAGAAGCCCTCGGACAGCGAAACTTCCGGCTGGCGATCCGCCTGTATTACCTGGATATTTTACGGCACCTTTCCGGCGCCGGGCTAATAGAATGGCATCCGGATAAGACCAACCGGCAGTACTTCCGGGAGATCAGCAGCAAAGAACTCCGCGACCGGTTCGGCCGCCTGACCAGGCTTTTCGAATACGTGTGGTACGGGGAAACTTCACCCGGGGAAGCAGATTTTGAAGCCGCAAGGGCGGAATTCCATGCGCTGAAAAATTCCATAGGCGGCCAGTCCACATGAAAAAGAGAAAGATAAACGGCTATATGGTCCTGCTGCTGCTCCTGGCGCTGGCCTATATACTGGTGGAATGGTACCGTCCGGAACCTGTAAGCTGGTCGCAAACCTATATCAATACTGATAAGATTCCCTACGGTACCTATGCCTTATTTGAATTGCTGAATGAATCCTTTCCCGGAGCCGATGTTGAAACGGTTCGCGTCCCGGCCTATAATTTATTCAGCGATTCCACACTTACCGGAAATTACTTATTTATCGGGCCGCGCTTTCGTACCGATGAGTACGACCTGGAAGCCTTGCTCGGCTTTGTCGGCAAAGGCAATACGGCATTTATTGCCGCCGGGATATTTGAACAGGCCTTCCTGGATTCCCTTCATATCGAAACAGAAACCGGCGTGATGCCTCCCGACAGCCTGGTACGCTTTGTAAGCCCTTATCTGGCTAACGAGCGTTATTCCTATCCGCCGCTTGCTCCGTTTACGTGGTTCTCCGGCGGCGATTCGCTGAGGTCGGTAAAAATTTCTGAGGACCTTTCAGGGAAAGCAAATTTTATACGCGTAAGTCACGGGCAGGGAAATTTTTACCTGCACAGCCAGCCGGCTATGTTCAGCAATTATTATGTGCTGCGGAACCGGGGCCACGAGTATGCCTTCAGGGCCCTTTCTTACCTGCCGCTGAAGCCGGTCTTGTGGGACGAATATTATAAACAAGGGCGGGTAGGCAGTAAATCCCTCCTGGGCATTATCGGGAGGTATATTACGCTGCGTTGGGCCTGGTACCTCCTGCTTGGGGGAGTTATCCTGTATATCGTTTTCCTGGGAAAGCGCAGGCAGCGGGTGATTCCCCTTGTGGAACCGCTGAAAAATACCAGCCTGGAATTTGCAGGTGTGGTAAGCAGCCTGTATTATAACCAGCGTGACTTTAAAGATATCGCTTTGAAAAAGTGCGGGTTTTTCCTGGAACACCTGCGCAACCGGTACCAGGAAGCATCAGAAGACCCGCTTGCTGATCCGGGCTTTGTCAGCCGGCTTTCAGCCAAATCGGGCATTGAAAAGGCAAGCCTTGAAGAACTGTTTCGCAGCATTGCTTATGTGAAAGTCGTTGACCTGATCACTGAGGCGGAACTGCATGCCCTTAACAACCGGATAGAAGATTTTTACAAAAAGCGAGCGTAGCCGGGGCTGCGCTCGCTCACAGCAATTACTGGCTGTCGGGCCTTGGCCGGCGCCGCTGGCCTTGCTGCCGTTCCTCTCTCCATGCTTTCAGTTCCTTTTGCTGCTCTTCTGTTAAAACAGCATGGATGTCTTGCTGCTGCTTTTTTCGCAGCTCCCTTAATTTCTCCCGCTGCTGGTCATTTGCTTCCGCATTCTCCTGGCGAAACTTCCCGAATTCTTCCCGTGATTTTTTATAGATTTCCCGGATCTTCACTACCTGGTCTTCACTCAGGTCCAGCCGCTCCTTCATGGCCGTGATCATTTGCTCGCTGCCCGGTCTTGCCCGGCGCTGTCCCCCGGCCTTTTCCTGTGCCAGGGCCGGCAAGCTGACAGCAAAAAGTAACATGCTGAACAGCAAGGTCTTTTTCGTATTCATATTCATTATATTTATCACATTAGAGCTGTCGGGATGAAAAAGGTTTAACCTTGCTAGTGCGGCTTGTCCGGAAACGGACAATGATCGTTCATTTCCGGACAGAGGGAAGGTTAAAAGCTGCTTATTTTTGATTTGCAGCGGCTTTCAGTGCATGGCAGGTTTCTTGCGTCAGAGCCCATTATGCTAAAGAATTACCTTAAAATCGCTTTTCGCGGCCTTTGGAAAAGTAAGGGCTATGCCGCTATTAATGTATTGGGTCTTTCAGCGGCCTTTTGTACGTCCATTTTTCTGTTTCTGACTGCCTGGTTTCATTTGAATTATGATTCCTTTCACCAGGATAAGGACCGCATATTCCAGGCTTACTTCTTTTCCAATGATCCTGAGAATGCAGAGAGGAAGGGCTCTATGCCCATGCCGCTTACCCCGGCTCTCAAAGAGGAATACCCGGAAGTGGAAGCGGCCGCAAGGGTTATGACCATGGGAAGCCAGGTGGAGTACCAGGGAAAATATTTCGACAAAACGCTCACCATGACCGACGCGGATTTTTTGCGGATATTTTCCTTTCCCATGATTAAAGGGAACCGGGAAACTGCGCTGAAAGATCCGGGCAGCATTGTCATTAGCAGCGATATGGCCGCGGATATTTTCGGCGAAGAGGATCCCTTGAACAAGCAGCTGCAGATTGGAACCATGGGCGAAAACAAGGTATATATTGTTACAGGCGTCCTGGAAAACGCCCCTGAGAACTCTTCAATCCGGTATAATGCCTTGATGCGGATAGAAAATCATCCCGCCTACCAAACCGATAAAGATAAATGGGATGCCTATTCACACACGGTTTTCCTGAAGCTGGCGCCCCATGCAAACGCCGGAACGCTCACAGCCCGGCTAAAGCCCTTTACCCAAAAGTACTTTCCGCGCAGCTTCGAAGTACTGGAAAAAAAAGGCGCCCGGCCGGACAAGCAGGGGATATTTTCGCGCTGCGGCTGCAATTGCTTTCCCGGGTTCATTTTGATACGGAAATAGGGGGAGGAGTACCCGCAACGGTGATCTATGCCATACTGGGTATCGCATTTTTTATTCTGCTGATCGCAGGTATCAACTTTATTAACCTGAATGTGGCAAGGTCCTTTACCAGGGCCAGGGAAGTGGGGGTCCGTAAATCGTTGGGGGCGCTTAAAAGCCAGCTTTTTGTTCAAATATGGGGAGAAGCTGCTATGATATGCGTTGCGGGTTTCCTGGTTGGAGGCCTGCTCGCCTGGCTGCTTTTGCCGCAATACAATGCATTGTTCCAGGCCCCGCTCAACCCTTCCTGGCTGTTTAGCCCGGGTTTTGCCGCCCTGATGCTTGGGGTGCTGGCCCTTCTCACGCTGGCAGCCGGCGGTTATCCTGCCTGGCAGCTTTCCAGGTTCAACCCGGTAGAAGTACTGAAAGGGAAAGTATCGCTAAAGCGCCCCGGCCTTTTGCGAAATTCCCTGATCGTGATGCAGTTTGCGATGGCGAGCTTGCTTATCTGCTGTACAATTACTGCCGCCCGCCAGGTGAATTACCTGCGGAAGCAGCCGCTTGGCTTTGAAAAGGAGCAGGTGATCAGCATTCCCGTGGGAAGCAAAGTAGACGGCAGGCAGGCCCTCGGGCGTATGCGCAACATGCTTGCGAATGATCCGCAGATACAAGCCATCACAGGAACGGGGGTGAATCTTGGCATTGGCCGCGACCGCAGCAGTACCCGGTCAGTAATAAGTTTTAACTACAAAGGGCAAGAGGTATCGACAGACTGGCTGCTGGTAGACTATGAATACCTTAAAACACTTGATATTGAATTGCTGGCGGGCAGGGAATTCGATCCAGCTTTTCCCGCTGATGCAGACCACCGGGTCATTATCAGCGAGAGCCTGGCCCAAAAGCTGGGCATGACTGATCCGGTAGGGAAATTCTTTCAAACCGATACGGGCGCCACTCCCTACCAGGTGATTGGCCTGGTACCCGACTTTCATTTGTATTCACTGGCCAATAAGGTGCAGCCCATTACCATGCACTTTTCCAATGAGGAAGCGATAAGCTACATTTTTGTGCGCGTATCCCCCCAAAGCCTGGCAGGTTCGATGGATAAATTAAAGCAGGCCTGGAAAGAGGCGGCCCCCCGCTCGGAATTTCTCGGCTCCTTTCTGAATGAGAACATTGATGCCCAGTACAGGGATGAAGAGAGGCTCTCGCAGGTCTTTGGTTTTGCTTCCGGCATTGCCATCCTGCTTTCCTGCCTCGGGCTGTTTGCGGTGGCTTTGATGGTTATCGAACAGAGAACCAAGGAGATAGGGGTAAGGAAAGTGCTGGGAGCGAGTATCCCCGGAATTATCATGGTTCTTTCGCATGATTTTATGAAGCTTGTGCTTGCCGCCCTGCTTATTGCTATTCCGGCCGCATGGTTTTTTATGCAGCAATGGCTGAATAATTATCCCTACCGGGTGGAGATGAGCCTGGGCGTGTTCGTTTTGACCAGCCTGGCCATTCTGCTGATCGCACTTTTGACAATAAGTTTTCAAAGTATCCGGGCGGCCTTGATGAATCCTGTCAGATCATTACGCTCGGAATAGCCCTTCATCGGCTGATGCAAGCGGGTAATTGACGGGGACTGTATTTTTCCGTCCGGATTATTACCTTTACCTTATGGATAAAAATGATATGGACCAGGCCGGGGAGCCTTCTCCGGAAGCGTCTTCAACACCGGCATCAGAAGAACTTTCCGCCGGAAACCTGGCACCCGATTTTCCCCAACGCACCGATTTCAGCAGTTTGAACGAAAGCGTGCAGAAAATAAAAGAAGAGTTTTCCCGCGTGGTAGTGGGCCAGGATGAAGTAATTGAACTATTGATTGCCGCTATTCTCGCGGACGGCCACGTGCTGATAGAAGGCGTGCCTGGTGTTGCAAAAACCCTCATGGCCAAGACACTGGCGAAAACCCTGGATACCGGTTTCAGCCGCATCCAGTTCACGCCCGATCTGATGCCCTCCGATGTCCTGGGTACCTCCGTTTTCCACCCGGCAAAAACACAGTTCGAATTCCGGAAGGGCCCCATTTTTTCCAATGTTATCTTAATAGACGAGATCAACCGGGCGCCGGCAAAAACGCAGGCCGCCTTATTTGAAGTAATGGAAGAGCGGCAGGTAACCAATGACGGGACCACTTATCTAATGGACATACCCTTCCTTGTCGTGGCCACCCAGAACCCTATAGAGCAGGAAGGAACCTACCGGCTCCCCGAAGCTCAGTTAGACCGCTTTCTGTTCAAGATCCAGGTGCCTTACCCCAGCCTGGAAGAAGAGATCAGGATACTTGCCGGTCATCACGATGTGGCCGGCCCTGCCTCCGGCATTGCTTCTGTCGTTTCAACAGCTGCCATAGCCGATGCCAGAGAGAAGGTACGCCAGGTGCATGTGGAACCTAAACTAATGGAATACATTGCCAAACTGGTAACCGGAACACGGAATAATCCTTTTCTTTTTCTCGGCGCCTCTCCCCGCGCATCTGTAGCGCTGCTGAACGCTTCCAAAGCGCTTGCCGCCATACGGGGAAGGGATTTTATTACCCCCGAAGATATCCAGGAGCTGGCCGTGCCGGTTTTGTGCCACCGGATCCAGCTTACCGCCGAACGGGAAATGGAGGGGCATGCCGTAGAAGGTGTTATCAAGCAGATCGTGCAGAAGCTGGAAGTCCCCCGGTAGCATGTTAAAAAGGCTCTATTTAAAAGGACGGTTCTTTATCGCTGTGGGGATAATCACTGCCCTGTTCCTTTTCGCCTTTCCCTTTCCTTCTCTTTTCCCTATTGCCCGGCTGGCCTTTTTCCTGCTGATCCTGCTTTCCGTTTTTGATATATACGCCCTTTTCCGTTTAAAGGACCCGCTCTTTGCCAGGCGGCTTTTGCCGGAACGTTTGTCCAACGGAAACGCTAATGATATTTCTATCTATCTTGAAAACCGCTACCCTTTTTCCATCCGGCTGGAATTGATCGATGAATTACCTTTCCAGTTCCAGAAACGCGATCTGCTATACCGGACTAGCTTGCGCAGTGCGGAAACAAAAGAAATTATTTACCAGCTCAGGCCGGTAAAGCGGGGCGAGTACGATTTCGGAGCGCTTAACTTATTTGCTTCAGGGCGCCTGGGGCTGGTGCAGCGGCGGTTCCGGTTCGAGCAGGAAGAAACGGTAAAGGTGTACCCCTCCTTTCTTCAGATGCGACGCTTTGAACTGCTGGCCATTTCCAACCGGCTGCAGGAAGCGGGAATAAAAAAAGTGCGCCGCCTGGGTAACAGCATGGAATTTGAGCAGGTCCGTAACTATGTGATCGGGGATGATCCGCGTTTTATTAACTGGAAGGCTACGGCCAGGAAAGGGGATATCATGCTGAACGCTTTCCAGGAAGAACGTTCCCAGCAGGTATACAGCCTGATTGACAAGGGCAGAGGCATGCAAATGCCCTTTGAGGGGCTTAGCCTGATGGATTATGCGATCAACGCCTCTCTTGTCCTTGCCAATACGGCATTGCTGAAAGGCGATAAGGCAGGGCTGGTCACTTTTTCAAATAAAATGGGAAACATGGTACAGGCCGGGAAGCAACGGTCTCACCTTAATACGATCCTGGAGGTACTTTATAACCAGCGTACCCAATACCTGGAATCCAATTATGAATTACTGTATGCTACCCTGCGGCGTAAGGTAACGCAACGCAGCCTGCTGGTGCTTTTTACTAATTTTGAAAGCCTTTCCGGAATGAAGAGGCAGCTGCCCTATTTAAAGGGCCTGGCAAAGTACCATCTGCTGCTGACCGTTTTCTTTGAAAATACCGAGCTGAAAGAAGTGCTGGACAGTTATCCCGCCGATACCGAAAGTATTTACCTGAAAACAACTGCCGAAAAGTTCGCCTACGAAAAACGGCTGATCGTGAAAGAACTTAACCTGCACGGGATCCAGGCCCTGCTGACCCCTCCGGCCGACCTTACTATTAATACCATCAACAAATACCTTGAATTTAAGGCAAGAAGCCTTCTCTAGTGTGGCAAATACTAAATTGGTTTACTTAAGCCAATGCTGTTTTTGTTCCTGACAATGAAAAAAAAATCTGCCTAGCGGTGACTATGGAGATTTTTTTTAAAGCAGGCAGGGGCAAAAACAGCCAGGTTTGGGGTGAACGAATTTAGTATTTGCCACACGCGTATTTCGATCACCAGGCAGTACGCAGGTACCCGGATCAGGACCGCGCTGCGTAACGAAGCTGCGTATAAATAATGCGCCGGCGGCAACAAAGGAGGGACCTGGCGGCGCCCGCTCCTTTGTAATCAACAGTTTTGTTAGATTTGCAGGATATTTAAACAGACGATGAGCGAAGAACGGTCGAATAACTTCATAGAAGATATTATTGAAAAGGACATTGCCGATGGGAAACACGGGGGAAGGGTACATACCCGTTTCCCTCCTGAACCTAACGGCTTCCTCCATATAGGTCATGCCAAGTCCATCTGCCTGAATTTTGGGCTGGCGAGGCGTTTCGGCGGAAAATGCAACCTTCGTTTTGATGATACTAATCCCGCAAAGGAAAAAGCCGATTATGTTGCCTCGATAAAAGAAGATATTAAATGGCTGGGTTTTGAATGGGCGGAAGAGCATTTCGCTTCCGATTATTTCGAACAGCTGTATCAATACGCCCTGCAACTGATCAGGGACGGCCATGCCTATGTGGACGACGCTTCGGCCGAAGAGATCGCGCGGTTAAAAGGCACGCCAACCGAACCCGGGAAGGAGAGCCCCTGCAGGAACAGGAGCGTTGAAGAAAACCTGGACTTGTTTGAGCGAATGCGCAAGGGCG is a window from the Anseongella ginsenosidimutans genome containing:
- a CDS encoding stage II sporulation protein M encodes the protein MREAVFVKHNAGKWKAFEDIQGTAADELARNFIELTDDLSYARTFYPGSETVRYLNGIASRYHLLIYRNKRENRNRFLKFWTRELPIELAASRRYLLYSFLIFLLASCFGVFSTAQDESFVRLILGDRYVNMTLENIEKGDPMAVYKSMDQAEMFLFITFNNIKVSFLAFVAGALFSFGTVWILFRNGIMLGAFQYFFYQKGLLTSSVLTIWIHGTLEISAIIIAGAAGMVMGNSLLFPGTWSRLESFKRGARRGLKIVIGLVPVFIVAGFLEGFVTRHTGMPMWLSIGIITCSAAFILYYFVIYPIKLRTSFANGKDQPEGRTGFRPED
- a CDS encoding DUF4129 domain-containing protein; the protein is MSIRVLLFCICLVIPAAAAELPSDSSRVPLRIPSREALESLKTDKDFSYLYAVPDNDSWWANFWIWLGQQLTQVFQNGEGLGFWSFFLTRVIPWTIVLLAIALVTMKLLGIDPDSFLRKKTVSSNIPFREATAGLAHDDFKERMEEALGQRNFRLAIRLYYLDILRHLSGAGLIEWHPDKTNRQYFREISSKELRDRFGRLTRLFEYVWYGETSPGEADFEAARAEFHALKNSIGGQST
- a CDS encoding DUF4350 domain-containing protein; this translates as MKKRKINGYMVLLLLLALAYILVEWYRPEPVSWSQTYINTDKIPYGTYALFELLNESFPGADVETVRVPAYNLFSDSTLTGNYLFIGPRFRTDEYDLEALLGFVGKGNTAFIAAGIFEQAFLDSLHIETETGVMPPDSLVRFVSPYLANERYSYPPLAPFTWFSGGDSLRSVKISEDLSGKANFIRVSHGQGNFYLHSQPAMFSNYYVLRNRGHEYAFRALSYLPLKPVLWDEYYKQGRVGSKSLLGIIGRYITLRWAWYLLLGGVILYIVFLGKRRQRVIPLVEPLKNTSLEFAGVVSSLYYNQRDFKDIALKKCGFFLEHLRNRYQEASEDPLADPGFVSRLSAKSGIEKASLEELFRSIAYVKVVDLITEAELHALNNRIEDFYKKRA
- a CDS encoding ABC transporter permease; its protein translation is MLKNYLKIAFRGLWKSKGYAAINVLGLSAAFCTSIFLFLTAWFHLNYDSFHQDKDRIFQAYFFSNDPENAERKGSMPMPLTPALKEEYPEVEAAARVMTMGSQVEYQGKYFDKTLTMTDADFLRIFSFPMIKGNRETALKDPGSIVISSDMAADIFGEEDPLNKQLQIGTMGENKVYIVTGVLENAPENSSIRYNALMRIENHPAYQTDKDKWDAYSHTVFLKLAPHANAGTLTARLKPFTQKYFPRSFEVLEKKGARPDKQGIFSRCGCNCFPGFILIRK
- a CDS encoding FtsX-like permease family protein; this translates as MIYAILGIAFFILLIAGINFINLNVARSFTRAREVGVRKSLGALKSQLFVQIWGEAAMICVAGFLVGGLLAWLLLPQYNALFQAPLNPSWLFSPGFAALMLGVLALLTLAAGGYPAWQLSRFNPVEVLKGKVSLKRPGLLRNSLIVMQFAMASLLICCTITAARQVNYLRKQPLGFEKEQVISIPVGSKVDGRQALGRMRNMLANDPQIQAITGTGVNLGIGRDRSSTRSVISFNYKGQEVSTDWLLVDYEYLKTLDIELLAGREFDPAFPADADHRVIISESLAQKLGMTDPVGKFFQTDTGATPYQVIGLVPDFHLYSLANKVQPITMHFSNEEAISYIFVRVSPQSLAGSMDKLKQAWKEAAPRSEFLGSFLNENIDAQYRDEERLSQVFGFASGIAILLSCLGLFAVALMVIEQRTKEIGVRKVLGASIPGIIMVLSHDFMKLVLAALLIAIPAAWFFMQQWLNNYPYRVEMSLGVFVLTSLAILLIALLTISFQSIRAALMNPVRSLRSE
- a CDS encoding AAA family ATPase; translation: MDKNDMDQAGEPSPEASSTPASEELSAGNLAPDFPQRTDFSSLNESVQKIKEEFSRVVVGQDEVIELLIAAILADGHVLIEGVPGVAKTLMAKTLAKTLDTGFSRIQFTPDLMPSDVLGTSVFHPAKTQFEFRKGPIFSNVILIDEINRAPAKTQAALFEVMEERQVTNDGTTYLMDIPFLVVATQNPIEQEGTYRLPEAQLDRFLFKIQVPYPSLEEEIRILAGHHDVAGPASGIASVVSTAAIADAREKVRQVHVEPKLMEYIAKLVTGTRNNPFLFLGASPRASVALLNASKALAAIRGRDFITPEDIQELAVPVLCHRIQLTAEREMEGHAVEGVIKQIVQKLEVPR
- a CDS encoding DUF58 domain-containing protein; translation: MLKRLYLKGRFFIAVGIITALFLFAFPFPSLFPIARLAFFLLILLSVFDIYALFRLKDPLFARRLLPERLSNGNANDISIYLENRYPFSIRLELIDELPFQFQKRDLLYRTSLRSAETKEIIYQLRPVKRGEYDFGALNLFASGRLGLVQRRFRFEQEETVKVYPSFLQMRRFELLAISNRLQEAGIKKVRRLGNSMEFEQVRNYVIGDDPRFINWKATARKGDIMLNAFQEERSQQVYSLIDKGRGMQMPFEGLSLMDYAINASLVLANTALLKGDKAGLVTFSNKMGNMVQAGKQRSHLNTILEVLYNQRTQYLESNYELLYATLRRKVTQRSLLVLFTNFESLSGMKRQLPYLKGLAKYHLLLTVFFENTELKEVLDSYPADTESIYLKTTAEKFAYEKRLIVKELNLHGIQALLTPPADLTINTINKYLEFKARSLL